The genome window GGGCCGCTCCACGCCGAGGGCGCAAAGACGTACTCGGCCAATCCGGCAAAGCTCCTCGCCTCGCTGATCACTTGCCCGCTCACCGTCTACAAGAACGGCAAGCCCTTCGGCAGCGCGGAAGTCGTCTACCGCGATTCGATGATCGCCTTCCCGTTCAAGGCGGTGCGCTTCGTCAGCGAAGAAAAAGCATTCGGCCGGTACGCCTGATAGCGTCCATGCCGATCGCACGCCCGACGCGGATGATGTTCGAGCCGAGGTTCACGAGCACGCGCACGAGGTCGTCGGAGTCGCCCCACACCCTGACCGGCAGGTGCCTACTCGCTCGTGTCGAAGGGGTTCCGCACGTCGAGGAAGTCGAACTTCCGAAAGTCGCGATCGTTGCTGTAGAGAACCTTCACGCCGTGCTGTCTGAGGAGCGTGGCGAGGTGGGCATCCGGCACGAGCTTTCCCCGTACGATCACGTCGCGCGTGCTCGCACGGTAGAGATCCCAGAATCCGTCCTGCTCGGCGAGGAGTCGCACGTTCGGGAGCTTCACGAGGGACGCGACATTCTGTTCGGCATCACGAGGCGGCAGAGGTGGTGACACGATCGCCGGATGGGTGACCATGCGGAGGTACGACATGAGCGTGGGCCATGCGAGACAGAAGAGATCCGCCCCTCGTCGACATTCGGAGAGGAACGCGGTCGCGCGCGCATGCAACGGGCTCTCGGTCGTGCTCGCGTAGAGCAGCACGTTGACGTCGACGGAAAAGCTCACCGCCGCGCCGGCTGGACGGCCTCCGAGTCGAGAATTTCGTAGAGGCGGTCCTTGTCGTCCAGGTCGACCAATGGCCGACCGCGCGTCACGTTCCAGTCGAAGCGTGGGGGCGCCGCCGCCTTGCTCTTGCGCCGTCCGAGAGCTTCCGCGAGCAGCTCGGACATCAAGCGGCCGAGCGACTTGCCTTCTCGCCGCTGCAGGCGCTTGAGATCATTCAGAATCGGCTGGTCGATATCGACGGTCGTCCGCATGATGCGATGATGCTCTCGGACTAAACATCAGATGTCAAGACCAACGAAACTGCTGTTCGGTGTCCCCGGGAGGCAACATAATCGTCAAAGTCGGACGTTGCCCTGAAACTGCTGTTCGCCACACGCAAACAAGGCGGCTCCCGCGTGTCGTCCCCAGGGCGCGGGACACCGGTGGCCCGTGCCGGACAGTGCCGTCAAGGCGCAGCGCGGCCAGCCCGCCTGGGCGCACTGATGTTGAAGGACCGCTGGGGTAGCGATCAGTCAGGCGACGTCGAACCCGGCGGGTTCGGGTGGTGGCCGCGCAGGCGTGAGGGCAGGTGCCGCGGTGGGTAGCCCGAGGTGGGCGAGGATCTTGGCAACGACCGGCGGGTCCTCGATGGTGGCGAGGAAGCGGAGGCGACCGCTGCAGGCGGTGCATGCGAGCACGTCCAACGCGAAAACCCGGCGCATCAAGTCGGCCCACGCCCACGCGCGACGCGTCCGTTCGGCACTCGGCGACGGATGTGAGGCAACGGGTGACGTGGGGATCATCGACACGGCGCACGACGGGGCCGGCGGGTCCGGGTCCGCGACGGCCGGTGCCGACGATGGTGGCGTCGATGTCGGCGCCGCCGCGACCGGCACCAGCGGAAGCGAGGGCGCGGGCGGCCGTGTCAGCGGTGTGGAGATCGCGGGCGCACTCGGTGCGGGCGGGCGCCATCGAGCGCGCGGGGCCAGGACGCCGTGGTACAGGACCAAATTGATGTGCGGCCGCGGCGTGATGGCCGCCAGGCGTTCCAGGAATTCGTGGGGCGTAAAGATCAGGTGGCGGGTGCCGTCGTGCCATGGGCGCGCGAGCGTGCAGACGATGCGGCCGTCGGTGAGGCGGGTGAGCCGGTCCTGCGCCAGCGGTGGGCGCAAGAGGTAGCGGCACAAGCGTTCGAGCCCGGCCCGGTCATCGGCGGGAACCGCGCGATCGGCATGGAGATCGAAGCACGCGAGATGCGCGTGGCGGCGACCGACGGTCGCGACCCACGGCGCATCGGGTTCCCGGCCGACCCGCAGGACCGGCGTGCCGGCGCGGTCGCCGAAGGCCGATCGCCCGCGGACGGCGGCGGCGGTGAGCTCTGCGAGCACAGGCGCCGCGTCGGCAAGGGGATCGGTCGCGAGGTCGGACGCGTCGTCGGCAGCGAGCACGCCCCGGCGTCGCAAGAGGCGCAGGATGCGGGTGCGCACGGCCGCGAGCAGCTGCGCGACCTCGCGATCGGTCGGCGGGGGCGCGGGATCGAAGCGCGTGGTGCCGTCGGGGGCGGTGGTGAAGACACCCTCGAGGATCAGGGTGTGAAAGTGCACGTTCGTTTGGAGTCCGCCGCCGAAAGCACGGGCGGATGGCGCGCTTCGAGCGCGGGCGCCAGCGGCGGTCGGCAATCGCGGCGGCGGCCGACCGCCGAAGCTCCTCCGAGAGATCGCGACTCCACCGCGCTCGGCGAAGCGCCCGGCTGGGAGAACTACGAGTACGCGAGACCCGTGTGCGCCTGCGCGCTCAGCGGACGTAGCCGAGGCTCTTCAGACGCTCGAGCTGCTCGGGCGTGAGGGTCACCGAGCTTGCGCCCGTCGCCGCGTGCTTCTTCGCGAACGCCTCGAGGTCGGCGCGGAAGGCTTCGACGCGCTCCGGGCGCGCGCGCGACACGTCCCGTTGCTCGCCGGGATCGGTCGCGAGGTCGAAGAGCAGCGTCGTCCCCAACAAGCGATCGAAGTGGAGCTTCTCGTGGTCGTGCCGTACGGCGCGGGTCACGTCGGGTTCGGCATTGTTGTGGTCGGCCTCGTGGAAGAGCGTGCGCTCGCCGATCGCCGCCGCGTTGCCGCGCCAGGTCGGCGCGAGGTCAACCCCGTCGAGCGGACCCGGCGGCGGCACCCCCACCGCCGCGAGGATCGTCGGCATCACGTCGATCAGCGAGACGGTCGTATCGACCCGGAGGCCCGCCGGCGCGCCGGCGCCGCGCACGATCAGCGGGATGCGGACGACCTCCTCGAACTGCGTCCGGCCGTGCAGGAAGCCGCCGTGCTCGCCGAACTCCTCCCCGTGGTCCGACGTCACGATCAGCATCGTGCGCGGATCGTCGCCGAGCGCATCGAGCAGGCGGCCGAGCTCGTCGTCGTACTGCCGGATACCGGCGTCGTAGAGGTCCTTCAAATGTTCGGCGTCGGCGCGGTCGAGGCTGAGCATTCCCGTGCGCGCTCGAATCATCTGCGCCGTCGTTCCGTCCGCGGGCCCGGTGTAGGGGCGTACGAACTGGCGCTCGTACTCGGGCAGCGACTTGTAGTCGCTGTGCACGTCGTAGGTGTGGAGGAAGAGGAAGAACCGATCGTCCCTGTGCTGGCCGAGCCACTCGATCGCGCGATCGGTGATGCCGCGCGACGGCTCGCGCCGCGCGACCTCCTCCTTCACGTACTCGTACTGCTGGAAGCCGCGCTCCAGCCCGAAGAGCGGGCTCAGGTTGTGCGAGTTCACGACCGCGGCGGTCGCGAACCCGTGCGACGCGAGCACCGAGGCGAGAGTCGCGACGCTCTCGGGCAACGTGACGTCGTGGTCGCGAAGGCCGTGATGGCTCGGGTAGAGGCCCGTCAGCATCGAGGCGTGTCCCGGCAGCGTCCACGGCGCCGGCGACGTCGCGCGCTCGAAGACGACGCCTTCCTTCGCGACCGCGTCGAGACGTGGCGACGTCGGACGGTCGTAGCCGTAGCACCCGAGGTGGGTCGGCACGAGCGTGTCGATCGACACCAGGACGACGCGCCGGGGCGGGACCGCCGTGGCCTGACGCTGGCAGGACGTTCCCGCGAGCGTCGTCGCGACGAGGAACGCGGCCAGCGCCGCGCGCGGCACGGCGCCGGAACGGAGGATCATCGACACGCTCCCGGCATCGGCTAGATCATCATGAGGTACGGCGCCGCCATCATGCCGAGCGTGACGAGCACCGTCATGAGCGAGAAGAACACCTTGCCGAACTTCGTACCGCCCTTCTGCATGTCGTCCCAGCGCGACGGCGGCTCGGGCGGACCCACGAAGTCGAGCGGCGGGATGTCCTCGTCGCGCTCCTGATACTCGGCGGAGCTCTTCGGCGGGTCGTCGGTGAGAAGCTCGCCGTCGTCGCCCCAGGGATCCGACGCGAGCTCGCGCCGCCAGCGCGCCTCGTCGCGCGCGTTGTCGCCGGTGATCATCGGCTCCTGCGCCGGACGCTCGCCCCACTCGTCGCCGCCACGATGCGACGTGGGACCGCACGTCGCGAGCCCCGCGAGCATTCCGATCAACACGACGACGACCGAGAACCGCATGCCGCTCCTTTGCCGACGCGGCGCGCGCGCCTGGCATCCGCCCCGACCGCGCAGCTATAGTCGCTGGCTCGCGGGCGTACAATCCAACGTACGCCGCGTGCGCCAGCCGACGCGCGCGGTGCGCACCAGCGAGCTTGGGAGGCCGCATGCGGGTCTGGGTCGAGGACGTGCATCGTCACGTCGACGGCGAGGTGACACTCCGGGGGTGGCTCTACGGCCGGCGCTCGAGCGGCAAGCTGCACTTCCTCCAAGTGCGCGACGGGAGCGGCACGATCCAGTGCGTGGTGTTCGTGAAGGACGTGCCGACCGACGTGTTCGAGCGCGCCGGCCACGTGCCGCAGGAGTCGTCGCTCGAGGTCACGGGCACCGTGCGCGCCGACGCGCGCTCTCCGCTCGGGTTCGAGCTCGCCGTGAAGGACGTGCGCGTCCTCCAGGAGGCGCACGACTACCCGATCACGCCGAAGGAGCACGGCCCGCACTTCCTGCTCGACCACCGTCATCTCTGGCTGCGCTCGTCGCGCCAGCACGCGATCATGCGCGTCCGGGCGAGCGTCGTGCGGGCGTGCCGCGACTACTTCGACCGCCGCGGCTTCACGCTGATCGACGCCCCGATCTTCACGCCGTCGGCTTGCGAAGGCACGACGTCGCTCTTCGAGGTCGGCTACTTCGACGACAAGGCCTACCTCACGCAGAGCGGCCAGCTCTACATGGAGGCCGCGGCGATGGCCTTCGGCAAGGTCTACTGCTTCGGCCCGACCTTCCGCGCCGAGAAGTCGAAGACGCGCCGGCACCTCACCGAGTTCTGGATGATCGAGCCCGAGGTCGCGTTCGCGGACCTCGACGACGACATGGCGCTCGCGGAGGATTTCCTGGTGGAGGTCGTCGGACGCGTCGTCGGGGAGCGCACCGCCGAGCTCGCGCTCCTCGAGCGCGACACCGCCCCGCTCGCCAAGGTGCAGAAGCCGTTCCCGCGCGTGAGCTACGAGGAGGCGATCGCGCTCCTGAACGCCGCGGGCAAGCCCGTGGCGTTCGGCGACGACCTCGGCAGCGACGAGGAGACGGTGCTCTCCAAGCAGTACGACCGGCCGGTCATGGTGCACCGCTATCCGGCCGCGTCGAAGGCCTTCTACATGAAGCCGGACCCCGCCGACCCGCGGCTCGCGCTCTGCGTCGACGTGCTCGCGCCCGAGGGCTACGGCGAGATCATCGGCGGCGGGCAGCGCGAGGACGATCTCGACGCGCTCGCCGGCCGCATCCGCGCCCACGGCCTCCCGGACGAGGCCTTCGGCTGGTACCTCGATCTCCGCCGCTACGGCTCGGTTCCGCACGCCGGCTTCGGGATGGGGATCGAGCGCATGGTCGCCTGGCTCTGCGGCCTGCACCACGTCCGCGAGACGATCCCGTTCCCGAGGATGCTCGAGCGCCTCACGCCGTGAGCGCGCTTCTCCTTGACAGATCGTCGGCATCGTGGGCCGATCGGGGTCGCACGGCCGATCCCGATGCGCGACGACCTCGCCGCCCCCTTCCTCCCGGTCAGCACCTACCTGGAGTCCACGCCGGAGCGCACGCCGGCGCTCGCCGGCGAGGCGCGGGCCGACGTCGCCGTCGTGGGGGGAGGGCTCACCGGGCTGTCGACGGCGCTCGCGCTCCGCCGGCACGGCGTCGACGTGGTCCTCCTCGAGCGCGAGTTCTGCGGCTTCGGCGCGAGCGGGCGGAACGCCGGCCATCTGACGCCGACGATCGGCAAGGACCTCCCGACGCTCCTCATGATGTACGGCGAGGAGCGCACGGCCGCGATCGTGCGCTTCGCCGACCACTGCGTGCATCGCACCGAGCGCGTCATCGCCGAGCTCGGCATCGACTGCGACTACGCGCCGTCGGGAAACGTGCTGGCGGTCGTGCACCCGAAGCAGGAGAAGCGCCTGCGGCGCGCGGCCGAGGTCGCGACGCGGGTGGGCGCGGACGTCCGCTTCCTCGAACCGGACGATATGCGCGCCCGCGGCCTGCCGCCCGCGTTCCTCTGCGGCGCGCTCGAGGGCGCCGGCGGCACGCTCGATCCCGGAAAGCTCGTGCTCGGCCTCCGCCGCGCCGCGCTCGCCGCCGGCGTCCGCATCCACGAGAGCACGCGCGTGCTCGAGGTCGCGACCACACCGTCACCGGCCGTGCGCACCGCGCACGGCGCGGTGCGCGCCGAGCGCGTCCTGATGGCGACGAACGCCTGGACGCGCGAGATCGGCGCGCCCGGCGCGAAGATCCTGCCGCTCTACGTAACGCTCTTCGAGACCGCGCCGCTCGACGACGGCGCGCTCGCGCGGCTCGGCGGCTGGCCGAACCGCGAGGGCGTCTACACCGCGCACGAGGTGCTCGAGAGCTATCGCCTGAGCGCCAGGCGCACGATCGTCGGCGGCTCGAAGATTCCCCTCTACGTCTGGGGCGGTCGCCCGACCGGACACGGCGGACCGAACGCTCACACGCAAACGGTCATCGCCCGCGCCTTTCGCGACCGCTTCCCGGCGCTCGCCGGGACGCCGATCGCGCGATTCTGGGGCGGCTGGATCGCGATGACCCTCACCTTCCTGCCCTCGCTCGGCCCGCTCGGCGCCGACCGCCGCCTCTGGCACGCGCTCGGCTACAACGGGCACGGCGTCGCGCAGGCGACCGCGGTCGGCGAGATCCTCGCCGACGGCATCGTCGGCCGCGACAACGAGTGGGCACGCGTCTTCCCGAAGCCCGCGCCGACGCTTCCTCCCGAGCCGCTCCTGTGGCTCACCGCGCGCGGCCTCCTCACGCTCTTCGGCGCGATCGACCGGGTGACGGACCACCGCCTCCGTTCGGCGCGCAGTTGAGCGGACGCCGCGGCCGCGCAGCGGCGCGCCGCCGCCCGCCGCCGGCGGCCCAACGCTACGACCCCGTGCGGCGCGCGCGGACGCGCGGCGGCGACTCCGGCGCGAGGATCTCGACCACGCTCGCGATCGGCGCCCCGGCCGCGTCGCGAATCGTGCGGCGGCGGCCGTAGAGCCAGCCGGGAGCGCCGGCCTCGAGCTCGAGGGCGGCAGCGATCGACGCGTCGCACGCGACCCGCAGGAGCGCATCCGGCTCGGCGATCGCGTCCCCCAGGATGTGCCCGAATGGAACGTCCTCGGCGAGCACGGCCGCACGCGTCCGCGCGTCGAGGCGGGCAAGGTCCATCGCGATCGCGCCCATCGCGACCGGCACGCCGTCGGCGCGCGCCAGCACGACCCGGCGCGCGTAGCGGTCGCCCACCCGGCGGCGCTCCAGCACGCGGAGCGCGAGCCGCGCGCCGTGGCGGGTCTCGAGGCGCGGCGTCAACGGCTCCGGCGCGCGCAGCAGCGCGCGCTGCTCCGACGGAACGTCACCGTCGGCGATCGCCTCCGCCGCGGGCAGCGCGCAGCCGGCCGCGGCGTAGAATCCGGCGAGCGGCGCCAGGATCGAGGCGTCGCGCTCG of Deltaproteobacteria bacterium contains these proteins:
- a CDS encoding antitoxin — protein: MRTTVDIDQPILNDLKRLQRREGKSLGRLMSELLAEALGRRKSKAAAPPRFDWNVTRGRPLVDLDDKDRLYEILDSEAVQPARR
- a CDS encoding transposase, producing MHFHTLILEGVFTTAPDGTTRFDPAPPPTDREVAQLLAAVRTRILRLLRRRGVLAADDASDLATDPLADAAPVLAELTAAAVRGRSAFGDRAGTPVLRVGREPDAPWVATVGRRHAHLACFDLHADRAVPADDRAGLERLCRYLLRPPLAQDRLTRLTDGRIVCTLARPWHDGTRHLIFTPHEFLERLAAITPRPHINLVLYHGVLAPRARWRPPAPSAPAISTPLTRPPAPSLPLVPVAAAPTSTPPSSAPAVADPDPPAPSCAVSMIPTSPVASHPSPSAERTRRAWAWADLMRRVFALDVLACTACSGRLRFLATIEDPPVVAKILAHLGLPTAAPALTPARPPPEPAGFDVA
- a CDS encoding FAD-dependent oxidoreductase — encoded protein: MRDDLAAPFLPVSTYLESTPERTPALAGEARADVAVVGGGLTGLSTALALRRHGVDVVLLEREFCGFGASGRNAGHLTPTIGKDLPTLLMMYGEERTAAIVRFADHCVHRTERVIAELGIDCDYAPSGNVLAVVHPKQEKRLRRAAEVATRVGADVRFLEPDDMRARGLPPAFLCGALEGAGGTLDPGKLVLGLRRAALAAGVRIHESTRVLEVATTPSPAVRTAHGAVRAERVLMATNAWTREIGAPGAKILPLYVTLFETAPLDDGALARLGGWPNREGVYTAHEVLESYRLSARRTIVGGSKIPLYVWGGRPTGHGGPNAHTQTVIARAFRDRFPALAGTPIARFWGGWIAMTLTFLPSLGPLGADRRLWHALGYNGHGVAQATAVGEILADGIVGRDNEWARVFPKPAPTLPPEPLLWLTARGLLTLFGAIDRVTDHRLRSARS
- a CDS encoding sulfatase is translated as MILRSGAVPRAALAAFLVATTLAGTSCQRQATAVPPRRVVLVSIDTLVPTHLGCYGYDRPTSPRLDAVAKEGVVFERATSPAPWTLPGHASMLTGLYPSHHGLRDHDVTLPESVATLASVLASHGFATAAVVNSHNLSPLFGLERGFQQYEYVKEEVARREPSRGITDRAIEWLGQHRDDRFFLFLHTYDVHSDYKSLPEYERQFVRPYTGPADGTTAQMIRARTGMLSLDRADAEHLKDLYDAGIRQYDDELGRLLDALGDDPRTMLIVTSDHGEEFGEHGGFLHGRTQFEEVVRIPLIVRGAGAPAGLRVDTTVSLIDVMPTILAAVGVPPPGPLDGVDLAPTWRGNAAAIGERTLFHEADHNNAEPDVTRAVRHDHEKLHFDRLLGTTLLFDLATDPGEQRDVSRARPERVEAFRADLEAFAKKHAATGASSVTLTPEQLERLKSLGYVR
- the asnS gene encoding asparagine--tRNA ligase; the protein is MRVWVEDVHRHVDGEVTLRGWLYGRRSSGKLHFLQVRDGSGTIQCVVFVKDVPTDVFERAGHVPQESSLEVTGTVRADARSPLGFELAVKDVRVLQEAHDYPITPKEHGPHFLLDHRHLWLRSSRQHAIMRVRASVVRACRDYFDRRGFTLIDAPIFTPSACEGTTSLFEVGYFDDKAYLTQSGQLYMEAAAMAFGKVYCFGPTFRAEKSKTRRHLTEFWMIEPEVAFADLDDDMALAEDFLVEVVGRVVGERTAELALLERDTAPLAKVQKPFPRVSYEEAIALLNAAGKPVAFGDDLGSDEETVLSKQYDRPVMVHRYPAASKAFYMKPDPADPRLALCVDVLAPEGYGEIIGGGQREDDLDALAGRIRAHGLPDEAFGWYLDLRRYGSVPHAGFGMGIERMVAWLCGLHHVRETIPFPRMLERLTP
- a CDS encoding PIN domain-containing protein, which gives rise to MSFSVDVNVLLYASTTESPLHARATAFLSECRRGADLFCLAWPTLMSYLRMVTHPAIVSPPLPPRDAEQNVASLVKLPNVRLLAEQDGFWDLYRASTRDVIVRGKLVPDAHLATLLRQHGVKVLYSNDRDFRKFDFLDVRNPFDTSE